The genomic segment ATCAGTCGCGCCCGTTTTTTCATCGGTCACGATTCAGGACCCTTGCATGTGGCCGGAGCGCTTGGTATCCCCGTTCTGGGCTTTTATTTGCCGGGTGAGCCGCGTCGCACCATGCCGCAGGGTGCGGGCCCTTCGGTGATGATCGTGCGCGAGCGCGCGCAAGAACTGGATGATCAGGCTGCTGAAGACGGACTGAACGCCTTGCTGGAAAAAATCCAAAGCTAAGGAGGGGGACCATGTCGCGTATCTTGATTTCGATTGGGCTAAGCCTTGTGCTTATGGGTGTGCTCTGGCACTTCGGCAGCCGCCTGGGCCTGGGGCAGCTGCCCGGGGATATTTCCTTTAAAAAGGGCAACACGACCGTTTACTTTCCGGTGGTGACGTCCATCGTACTGAGCATAGTCTTATCGCTGCTCCTCTGGCTCTTCGGAAAATTCCGCGGCTAGTGCATCAGAGGCTGCATGAGCCCGCAGGCATAAACGCGGGCAAAGTCTTGCAGCGTGGCCAGGGTTTCATCCTTGTCCTTGCCCATGATGATATGGGCCATGAAGACCGTTGCGAAACTTTGAAAGCCGATCACAAAGCAGATCTGATGAAGATCGCAGGGAAGGGGCAGCTGGCCTTTTTTCTGCAGAATCTTCAGGCGCTCCATCAGCTGGGGATCCGGGTGATAGGACACATGCTGACGAATTTTATCAAACAGCGTGGGATCGGTGGCCGCTCGGGAGACGATGATACGAATGAAGTCCTTGAAGCGAACGTCCTGCTCCACGCGGCAGTGGAGATAGCTGCAGAATTCCGCCTCCAGCGTCTCGCGGGGCGGGTACGTGAGCCGCATCTCCTTTTTCTCGCTGATATAGCGCACGATAATCGCGAGCAGGAGCCCTTCCTTGCTCTGAAAATACCGGCTGATCAGGGCTTCATTGCTGCCGGCCCTTTGGGCGATCATCTTGGTCGTCGCGCCTTCATAGCCATACTCGGAAAAGACCTCAAGACCGGCCTGCAGCAGGTTTTCCTGAGTGGTTTCGCGGTCCCGTCGCCGGGGCGTTTTATGTTCTGATCGCGTGGCGCTTGCCGTCATCGACTGTTCCGAGTGTGAAATGAATGGAGTATTGGTCCCGATCATACTGATTTGGAAGGATGAAGCAAGCCCTGATACGTGGGCGGGGGCTGGCCAGCTCAGCGTGACCAGGATGGGCCCTGGATCTCAGGCCATGATTTTATAGTAGAGCACGGCGGCACCGGAGTCATCGCGTACGATGGTTTTATGCTGCTGCAGATCGAAGCGATTGAAGCCATCGCGGAGTTCGCGATCCAGACTTTCATAGACGCGTGATTGGAGGATGATGATGCTCGACTCGCGGTTTTCATCCAGAATGTATTTGCGCATGGCTTCATAGCGAGTGGCCAGGATCACCGAGCGGCCGAAGACATCGTATTCCTTCGCGCCTGATTCCGGATAGAATCCGCTGATGCTGTCGAGCGCCATACCTATGCCGCAGCAAATAGGCGATTCCGACTGCAGGACCTTGGCTTCCTCTTTCAGGATTTCATGGAAGCGGTAGGCCAGCCGCAGGGCGTCGTTGGCCTTGCTGCCCGAGATGGTGCGGAAGGGATAGCCGACCGAGCAGAGGAAGCCGTCGCCGACTTCCTTGATGCGATAGGCCGGGGCCTGAAGTTTATCAGCATCGTAGCCTTCCATCATCACCTGCGTGCAGCGCGAGAAGGTGTCGCGCAGGAATTTCTTCACTTTTTCATGCTGAATGCGTGAACTGCCAATGATGTCGAAGCTGATCACAACCGCTTCGGAGTCCGAGGTCGGCATGGTATCTTCCAGGATTTTCCCGCCCTGAATCATCTTCATCTGGTGCGGATAGACGATCTTGGCCAGCTGCGCGTAGCTGTGGTTACGCATCTCCTCTTCATCGCGGATCTTCTGCAGATAGACAAGCTCCCGTGAACCTGCGGCCATGGCCTGCATATAGAGGAAGGCGAGACTTCCATATTGGATGACGTAGAAATCGAAGTTGCCGAGGATGTTGACGAGGATGATATCAATCAGCGAGGCCGTGAAGATGGTGAGGGAGCCATAGAAGATATAGACCGAACCCCAGATGTTCTTTCTGAGGCCTTTGATCGAGATGTAGAAGCAGTAAAGAATCGCGAAAAGGCAGAGGATATGCGCAAGGAAGAGGTAACGGGAGAAGAATTCCACGCTCAAAAAGACCTTGGCATTGACGAGCAGTGAGCAGATGAGCAGGAACATCCCGATGTGCTTCGAGAAGATGGTGCGAAGATAGAGATAGGCGAAGAACACGTAGGCCTGGACCAGAAGATAGAGGCTCCAGTATTCCAGACGGAAACCTGCGGCAAAACCGAGAGGGATGAGTTCTTCAAAGAGTCGGGAGCTGGTCATCGAGAAACGCAGGGCGTTGGTCAGGCCCGTGAAGCCGATGGCCAGACTCAGTGGCTTGCGGTTCACGACATAGCTGAAGACGAAGTAGAGTCCCAGCCCGAGGAGCATGAAGATGACGAGGGAGTCCATGATCAGACGCCGGAAGCGGTCATCGACCACGTCGCGGAAAAGCCCCATTTTCATCGCGTACCAGGTGCCGCCGCGCGAGTGATGGAAGTTGGATATGTGCACGAGGATTTCCATGTCCTCCTGCGCGGGGAAATTGATGATGGCCTGGTCCCGACTCGGAACGCTGCTGCTGCGGTCGGTGCCGAAGGAGCCGGATTCGAAGATTTTCTCGCCATTCAGGAGGACCCGCATGGCCGTCGACTGGAACGGTATGAAAAGGGCCAGAGTCTGGTTTTGCAGAGCACGCGGCAGCTTCAGGCGCAAACGATAGGAGGCGTAGCCCTGGTTATAGTTTTCCCAGGTTTTCGGCCATTTGATGAAGGCCGGTTCGGTCGATTTCTGATTGGGAAGCAGGACGGTATTGGCTGCAAACTCCCATTCCCCTGCCAGTTCCAGGACGGGACGCAGCCTTGGATCCCAAAGCGATAGGTCCAGCTGCCCCTGATGAATAGGCAGCGTATCCCGCTTCACGCAGGACCAGGACGCAAGGAAGAGAAGCAGGATCACCAGAATTTCCGGGAATCGCTTTTTTCCAGCTCGCGATAGGAACAAGCAGGGCAAACCAAATACCTCCGTTTGCTAAGATCGGCAGGGGATAGGCCAGAGTCGATGGGCAATCTTTGCCTTGCGGTTAGCCTAATGTGCACAAATGGCATGCATAACTCCGCATAGGACGGAACGAGGACGAAGAAAATGAAAGCCATCTTCATAAGACTTGCTTCAGCGGGCCGTTGCTTGTAAGTAAATGGTTACATACATGCCAATGTAACGGCATGGAGGAGTAAGATATGAAGATCTCTTCACTTTTGCTTTCCAGCGCCTTGCTCGTGGCCTGTGGAGAGCGCTATTCGCCTTGGGAATCCGATCCCCCTTCGCATTTAAGAAATCTGACAGCCGAGCAGCTGTCGGTCCTGAATTCCCAGCCTGAGCAATCGCTTCCTTTCACCGTGGCTGTCATGGGCGATCCCCAGGGGACTCCCAAGGATCTGCAGCGCGTCGTGGATGCCATCAACCGCCGCGATGATGTGAAGTTCATCCTGGTGCTCGGTGATCTGACCGATTACGGGCTATTGCATGAATACGTGTGGGCGGGTGAGGCCTTGAAGCGCTCACGCGTTCCCTTCCTCACGGTGGTCGGCAATCACGATGCGATTTCGCATGGCAAGACGATTTATCGCGAGATGTTCGGGGCCTATGACTACACCTTCAGCTATGCCGGTCTTAATTTCGTGATGTGGAATAACAACCAGTACGAATTCGGCGAGACGGATTTCACATGGCTCGAGCGTAATACGGATAGCCGCTCGATCGTGGCTTCCCACGTGCCGCCGGTGGTGGACATGCATCGGCAGGAGCAGGTCGATCGCTGGTATGACATCAACCGCCGCGCGGGCATTCTCGCTTCACTTCATGGTCATCGCGGAACGGAAGACGAATTCAGCTGGCATGAAAATGGCATTCCCTATTACGTGGTTCCGAAACTTTCGGGGCGTCGGTACACGCTCGTCACTTTTCATGAAGATCGCAAGGTGACGTTCCAATATTGTCGCGATGATTGTGGAGAACTCCTTTGAAATACCTATCATCATGGCTTCTGGCCTTGCTTCTGCCGGCGTCCTTGAATGCCCAGGAAATTACCGTCTTCAAAAGGGGCACCACCGATAATCCCTGGGTTCCGAGTTCGGCGATTACGCAGCACGCGGCCTATGCGGGTTACCTTGCGGCTGGTTTCGGATATGAGTGGCGTGACACTTGGGCGCTCGATCTTTTGTATGGTTACACTCCGCCCGAGCTGGCGGGTGAGGCCGTGCATTCGTGGACTTTGAAATCGCTCGCGTACCTGTTCTCGGTCGGATCGCGGGACACTTTGCGACTCAGGCCTTACATGGGTTTGTCGGTGAACTACAGTCCCGACAGCGAACTCTTTCTTACGGTGCCTGATCAGTATCCGCCCGGATATTATCCCGCCTCGGCCGTGCGACCCGCGGTGGTCGGTGGCCTTGAGTTTCGCGTGCAAAGTCAGCTCGCGCTAGCGTTTGAATTCGCGGTGCTGGACAGTGAGCTGGCCTACTTGAAGGACTCCCATAACTTCGATCCTGAATACATGGGGAGTTCCGGCCTCTCTGTTCGTTGGCTGCTCTAGCTTTGACGCGCCGAGTCTTGCTCGATTGATCCCAAATCATTACTATAAGCAAAGAAGCGACCGCCTGCCCGGGGCGCGTGGTTTCTTTGCGGCTTTAAAGCAGTGGCATCTTCCTCTGACCCGGACGCCCTTTCGGAAGCGGTGCGGGCGGCGGTGGATTGTGGGACAGGAGAAGTCCCTGAGGGCCCAGCTTGTGACAGAGGTTGTCGATAGCCTGAAAACCATCAGCGCCCTGACCATGACAGGAGATGTAGTGGCCTTCGCTATCGCGTCCACAGAGTTCCACGAACACACCTTTCTGTTCCTGAGTAAAGGAAAGGCGCAGATCCAGGCGACGGTTCCAAAGTTCGGCGCAGGATTCCAGTTTCTGCCTGGCGTAACCATGAAGTCTTGGCGAAGGCGGCATACGGCGAAAAAGGGTGTCGATCATCATGGGAGATACTCCTTTATGATTCGGAAACCGGGATGGCCATCAAAATTCCCCACTATAGAATCGAAGTTTTCGCGCATGCGCAAGACTGGAGTGAAAAATCCCTGACGGAGCCTTGCATGCCTGAAAAATCCAAGAAGAAAATGAAGATCACCAAACCCCGCCGGCCCTATCAGCACGTGCTGCGAAGCCTCAGCAAGGTGGTGAAGATCAATCGTGAGATTGATACCCCGGTATGGCTGTCGGGGAATGCGGAGCACGGCCAATGGGGCTCGTGGCCCTTGCGCTTGACGATATGGAATATGTTCAAGGGTCACGGCGGCGAGCATTTTTACAATGATTTTCGCCTGCTGAGTTTTCAGAGCGACCTTGTGCTTCTGCAGGAGGCCCTGATGTCCCGGCGGTCCCTGACCGAACTGTCGCCGCAGGGCTTCCTGGGCGTTCACGGGGCGTCCTACGAACGCGTGGATCAGCTGCGCGATGGGGTGATGACGCTGGCCCGGATGATGACCGATGAGGCGCCTTTACGGATTCTCTGTAAATACCCCGAGCCGGTCCTGAAGACTCCTAAAGCGGCTTTGGTGACCTGCTATGCCTTGGCCCATTCCACCGAGAAGCTTATGGTCGTCAATATCCACGCGACCCTGATCCGGACCATCAAACGTGCGGTTGAGGAGCTGGATCACCTCATCCATCAGCTGCCCGAGCACAAGGGGCCGATTATCTTCGCCGGGGATTTTAATACGTTTACGCCGAAGTACTTCAAGGCCGTGGCGGGGAAGCTGGAGGAACTGGGGCTGCATTATGTGGCCATCCCCGGGGATCCCCGACGGCCGGTAGATCATTTGGATCAGTTGTTTGTGCGTGGGTTGAATGTTAAGGATGTGTGGGTGGAGACGAGGATTCAATCGTCGGATCATTTTCCGATCCGGGCGGTTTTGGAGTATAAGTCGAAGTGAGAGGATTATTCAGGCTTGTCAACTCTGACTGGAATCCTGTCTGAGAAAATAAAAGCTTATTTGGAAGCGACAGGGGGCAGCCTTGTAAAGTTGGCTGAAGAAATGGGTTTGCCGGCAACGACCTTGCGTCGCTGGGGGAAACAAGATCTTTCCAGAGTTAGTACAAGAGATTAGGTGATTTTCCTTCGCAGGCTTTCCGTCAAGACTATGCCTTCAGGATGCCTGGCAAGGAAAGCGGACTGCAGGGGATTTTGATTCCTGCGGCTGCGAATTAAGGCATCCAGTTCAAAAAGCCCGCTTCACATGAATGACAAGTTCCTGTTCGCCTGGAGCGAAGGGTTTTCGCAGGCACATGAGTGCACCCAGAGCCGTGAATGTCGGTCAGAACCAGATCGGTGTGTCGGGATTGAAGGAATTTGCGGGCGTCATCGAGAGTCTGGACGCCGCTGCTATTGCGAGGGCAAAGCCGTCGTCGTCGAGGATGAGAACAACTGGCTTTTGCGCGAGTGACTTCAAGCGGTGAAATTCACCTGGGTGAGTTGTGGATTCTAAAAAAGGCAAGGAGTGGGCGAATCCAGCTTGCCGTTTTCGTTCGTTATCACTGGGAACGACCGTTGCGCATAACAGCACGGGGATCAACGAGCTCCACTTCGTTATATTGATCACCTGAATTTACACGATAAGTGCGGGTTCCGTTCTCGCCTTTGGCCGAGATAAACTGCCATGAGTCAGCCACATTTCGAAGACGTGCAAAGTCGTCGGGCGGAATTGGATACGCTATGTGGGTGGAGTCGGACGTGCTGCCTTCACGCAAAATTACAATACGTTCCGTGAGTTTTCCCGAAACTGAAACGTACATCCCCGCAAAACCACCTACACTGCCTGCTCCACTAGCGACGTTAGCACTCAAGGCTATAAAGAAAGCAATTCCCACAATACGCTTCATTCGCAGTCCCCTCTCAAGTATATCGTCATAATTACCGGACAAAATCCGTCATTATGGTAAGGTGCATGGGCAAAGGCCCTTCGTTGGACTTGTCAGCCATAATATCGCAAATCTGTCGGCGCGCTTCACGAAGCACACTGATGACTTCAGACATAGCATGGGCATTGAGCCCGGTCATCCGCGTCCAGACCCAGGATTCGGTTGTCCCGAACTCCAGAAGTTGAACGTTTAACTCGGCCTGCCGTTTCAAATCATTTTTGCTCATCACCACAACATCTTCGATGATTGGTATGACAGAGCCATCTGCAAGCACGGCCGCTACCTGCGCGGCGACGAACTCATCGAGTATTGTCATTCCATCTGCACCAAACTTTTTTAGAACACCTTCCTGCGTAATGCCAGCCAAAATCCAGGCATAGAGACGGTAATGGTGCACAGACTGAAACATACAGCGAAGTATATTGGATTCTTTTTTGATTTCGGTCTTTTTCTGTTCCAGCTCCTCGGCCGGGTCTTTATGGGAGCTTCTCGAAAACTCAACCATAAACTCAGGGAAAAAATCGCTGAGTATCCCGGTGGCCTCATCTGGAGCTACATGGGTAAGAATAAGGAAGGAATCATAGAACGAGCAGCTGCCGTCATCACCGCCTTCACTCAGGCGGCGGAGGGTGCTCAGACGAACGTCAATCGTTTCTGACAATTGCTCAAGCGAAGTCCCTGTCGTTTGCAGGTACCCCGTGATTTTTTCTTGCAGTATCTGTATCAGCGCTATTGAGGGCATCGTCCCGAATCCTGGTCGCAAGACTTTAAAAATCGAACAATATGCGGTTAAATTGCGACGGAGTGCGCGAAAACGCAAGTGAGACTTGCGTATATACAGGGGTTTCGCGGAATTTGTGATTCTGTCTGAAGAGCCGGTCTGGATTTGGAGAACGAAATTTTCCACGATGAATCATTTTTGAGTATGCTAGGCCTAATTGACATAAAATACATAAATTTCACCGCTTTCCGGGTTAAAACCTATCAGTATGATTAGGAAAGTCAGCATGTCGATTCGACAAGAAAGCGAGAATAAAAATCCATGAGCCACTACAAAGAAACAACCGCCGACACGGTTTACGAAGAATATCAAAAATTCGGTTCCGTCCACCTCATCGACGTTCGGGAGCCTGGGGAATTTGCCGAACTCCGCACGCCCATCAGCCGGAATCTGCCGCTCAGTGAAATCGAAGCCTCAGAAGTCTGTGAGAGCCTCCAGATCCCAAAAGGCGAGCCCATCTACTTGATCTGCGGCTCCGGGAAACGCTCGGCGCGCGCGTGCGAGATCCTCGCGAGGCAGGGGTACCTCAGGCTTTACAACGTGAGCGGTGGAATGCTGGCCTGGAAGCAGGGGCTTTTGCCGACGGTGTGATAGGAAAAAAAATTGCGGATAGCGCAGGCTATCCGCAATAACGAGGGAGAGGGGTTCGCGGAGAAGGGAAGAGGGGACTTGCCTTCTCGCGGCGAACAGGAACTGGAGTGCTACTGAAAAACAGCAGGACTCACATCCACAGGAGTATCTCGCCTTCGTCACCTTGCGTCTGATGCATCGCTCATCGTTTCAACTCTCCAGGTGCGTGTGGTCAAGGTTCTCGCTTCCCTTGTGCAATCCGAGGTCCAAAAGAAAGCGCAATCATTTCAAAGCGGACCCTGTTGGCAATCCTTACGTCAGGGCATTTTTGTCGAGTTCCTGGACACGCCCATCAAAAATTAAGCGAGAGTCCAAACTGCCAGGCCTTGAATGTCGGCTTGGAATTGGCCTGAAATGTTTTCACGCCCGCGGCATCCGTCAGGGTCAGATCATAGGTGCGATTCACAGAGCGCACCGCTTCCGCGGAAAAGCCCAGGATGCCCCAATCGAATTGCGTCCCAAGGCCGGCTTCACCACCACTTTGCTTCACATCAACAGCAAATGACGGCGAGCTTTGCGTATCACCCACCTTGGTCGGTGCGGTGATCGAGGCCTGCGAACGGCTCGCCAGAATCTGCGAATAAAAGCCGTAGATCCTGACGATTCCAAAGCGCGGACCGAGCTGCACGGTTCCCAGAAATTCCTGGGGTGCGATGGGCACGGTCTCGTTATTGATTTTCAGACGACTGTCATCAGTATGATAGGTCGCGCCCAGCGAAAGAAACGTAAAGGGATGAACGAGGGCGCGCAATTCAAATGAATTTTTAGTTTCAATCAGATCGGTGAATTGACCTTCGGTTATGATCTGACGGTTTTCATCCGTCTGCACCATCGGGGCATCGAGTTGAAAGACCCGGTGACCTGTGATGAGCGCAAACGATAGCCAATCGCGATCTTCACGAGATGGAGGAGCTGGGCGAGACCTCGTGTTCTCATTAACCCAGGACACGTCGGCGACGCTGCCGTCCCACATGCTGAGGTCCTCGCTACGACTGGGGACCGGGCGTTTTTTCACAGTTTTTTTGGGAGCTGCCACAAGGGGGGCAGCCAAAGACCAGACGAGCAGCAGCAAGAGGTATCGCATTTTTCACTCCACGGGAACAGCTTCCACGTGGGGCTCCTTCCAAGTCCTGGGCCAGATGCAAGTATCTGATATCAATACACCTCTGCTGTCAGATGCTGGGCGAGCTGTAAAAGAATTACATAGGAGGGGATCGACATGGTGTCACGCACAGCCTCTTGTAGTTTGCCTGGGCTGTCTATTTTATGATCCTTTTCGGAGGTTTAAATCTTGCATTGTTCGCGAACCGACGTGGCGAACTCCCGGCAGAGCTGAGTCCTTATATCGTTAAAGTCTAGCGTCCAGCCTCGAACAGTGCCATCGATGGAAAACGAATAAATACCGGGATGTCCAGGGCGTTTGAAAAGTCCCATCACAAAGTCAGAATGCTTAGCAAAAGTTAGGTCTTCTTTCATGTCCGTGATGGACCATACTTTTATTTTGCTATCGAATGATGAAGATACGAGTATCTGCTCGTCGTAGAAAAGAAGATCTGTGATTTCATCTTCATGACCACGCAGAATCTGAGGAGTGGAAGTGATCTTCTCTCGGTCGAAGATCTGCACTTCGAAGCGGGTGGGATCCGAAAGAGCGACCATGCGCCCGCTTTCACTAACGGAAAGCATGTTGTATGAACCCTTAAAAGACAGGCTTTCTCCAACTTTTACAAGGTTCTGAAGATCCCAAAACTGAACCTCGTTATTGGTGAGAATTGCAATTTTGCGGCCCGCTTCATAGATAGCAAATCCTTTGGCTGATTCAAATGCAGCAGGTGTAGGTAATTCTGTCCGTGTCGACCATTTCCAAAGCTTGATATCTCCTCCAGCAGTTAGGAACGTGTCTTCATCAATGAAAGTGATTCTGTGCACCATTTGCTTTTGCTGAGGGAGAAAGGTGGTCAGGCCCGACTTCACATCAATAATTGCGATTTGTCCTGCCTTACTGCATGAACTGCAATCCATTGTCCTGGTACCCACTATGAGGCTATTTTCATCCGGACTGAATGTGATACTGGAGGGAATCTGTTTCGCATCAGGGAGTAAGTATGACTGTAGACTCACTGCCCGATTGATATCATAGATTTGAATGATTCCAAGATCGGTCGCCAAGGCCAGTTTAGTTCCATCAGCATTCGGTGCAGCCGCCGCAATCCACGACTTTTCGAGAGTAGCGGGATCTTTTATCGCTGTGATGACTGGGGCTCCGTTCGACGGCGTTTTTCCCCAAAGACTTAGCATGACGCGATCAGACGCAAGCGCCAAGCGTCTGCATGATGCTGAGAGGGCCCTGTAGTTCAGTCCAGTCTGATGTACTTAGGACCCGATACTGAGTCCCATCAGTAGCAGCAACAAAAGAACTATCCTTTGGAAATACAAAACCACCAAAGTTTTGCAGAACAGCCAGAGGTGGTCCTTCTTTTTGGCGGGTGATGAGATCCCATAGCTGTGGGGGAGCAAGGTCGGGGCCGAATGCCCAAGCCAGCAATGACTTGCCATTGGGCATGATGTGAACGTCGACTGATGCAAAAGTCTCCGTAGGGAATGCCAGGATAGGTTTTCCTTTCAACGTTTTGGACTCCAAGTCCCAGAACGTGATTTGACCGTCCAAAGTCGAGGCAATTAGGGTTTTAGAGTCTAACGACCGAAGCGAAGTAATACTCGGCGACTTTGTATTCCCTGAGACCAAAAGATCGTTCGCAGTAACCGTAGAGCTAGGACCCTGTGTCCAATCCATAAACTTCAGTGCACCAGATTCCATTCCAAACACGAGCTGATTGTTCTCTGGTAAGAACTCGATAGATCTAGCCTTTTCATCTTGAAAGCGAAAAGGTGGCATCAAACCTTTGCCCTGATCAAGATCCCAAATATTCATCCACCCTTTAAAGTCCGCAGTCAGTAGCTGTTTTCCCTTGGCGTCAAACACAAGTGTTTCGATTCTTGCCTCGTGCTTGGGCAGATTGCCCTCGATCGATAGGCTATTATCCGCATCGACGCGTCTTACGCTGCCATCTTTAAAACCCAGGGCTATTTGACGACCATCTGGGCTTAACTTCATCGCTATAGGTTGATTACCCAACGGCAGTCGCCAAAGTTCAATAAACATAGGAAGCTTTGAACTGATGGCTGGAACTGCCCTGCGCAGGATTCTATCAGCCTGTGCCTTTTCGAAATCGGTTGTCAGAACTTCATCCCTGACATTAAAAGCAGTGAGTATCTGTTGCACCAATCTCATTCCTCCTTGAGAACGCGACACTGCTCCCGTAATGATGTCCTGGTCGAGGAGGGATTCGAGTGAGCGAAGCTCCTCCCCATGATAGTAAAGCAAAGGAAAATCCAGCCACTCCGAGTGATTGCCTGCCTGATCTATCGCACGATACCTGACAATCCAAAATCCCTCGTTGGATGAGGTGACTTGCGCCTGGAGATCACGTGTGACAAAAGGTGAGTTGCAAATCTGTCTGGACCCTTGATTGGACATTTCCTGTTCAAGCTCGGCGAGCGTAGAAAATGTTTCTGCGCAATATTCGATTGATTGCAAACTCCTCGCGTGTCAAGCAGACTTTCAATGCTCACCTTACTATTAACTCTTCTTTCATTTACGCAATCAGCGGCGAGACTTTGCTCTAAAGCGGGAGCCAATGTCAATTCACCTTCAGAACGATCAATCTTCGCTACCCACGGTTTTCCGATCGCCTTAACCAGAAGCCGATCCTTGTGCTGGATCTGAATGCATCCTTTCGATGAAATGGGCGTTTCTGTGAGCTGAAGGCGGCTGTCGAGAGAGAAGATCTGAATTTCATCGGCATGAAGCTGACGGCCGTCTGGGTCTACGACTGTTAAATATTGCCCGCGTCCATCAGGCAGCGGACCACAAATAAGAGTTTCTCGGCTGATATCACTGGATAGGTTACTGCAAGCCCCTAGGAAAGGGACAGCTAAGAGACATAAGAGTGCTATCGCCCGAAACATGGATATGTACTCCAGATTTTTATCTGCTAGCTCACCGCCAAAGAGGTCGATGTAGCTGACCAAAATATACTAGATATGACTGTCTGGCAAAGTCTCTGTGGAGCTGAATGGCAAAAAACGTTTTCCGACACAAGCTGCTAAAATTATTTGATGTTTGTCGTAAAAAAATCGCTCGAACGATGATTAAAGCGTAACCCTCACGATATGCTTCTGTGCCAGCTGACGCTTTTTATGTCATGCTTTTTCTGAACTCGTATGAAATCGGTTAGGTTTGTGTGATATTTCGAGGCCCCTGCATGGCCTTGTACATGGCGATCATTTTCTGCTGGAACTCCGCCTCCCGAGCCAGTAGCCAGTATTCCCGACGGATC from the Oligoflexus sp. genome contains:
- a CDS encoding DUF2905 domain-containing protein, producing MSRILISIGLSLVLMGVLWHFGSRLGLGQLPGDISFKKGNTTVYFPVVTSIVLSIVLSLLLWLFGKFRG
- a CDS encoding helix-turn-helix domain-containing protein, which encodes MTASATRSEHKTPRRRDRETTQENLLQAGLEVFSEYGYEGATTKMIAQRAGSNEALISRYFQSKEGLLLAIIVRYISEKKEMRLTYPPRETLEAEFCSYLHCRVEQDVRFKDFIRIIVSRAATDPTLFDKIRQHVSYHPDPQLMERLKILQKKGQLPLPCDLHQICFVIGFQSFATVFMAHIIMGKDKDETLATLQDFARVYACGLMQPLMH
- a CDS encoding 7TM diverse intracellular signaling domain-containing protein, whose product is MILLLFLASWSCVKRDTLPIHQGQLDLSLWDPRLRPVLELAGEWEFAANTVLLPNQKSTEPAFIKWPKTWENYNQGYASYRLRLKLPRALQNQTLALFIPFQSTAMRVLLNGEKIFESGSFGTDRSSSVPSRDQAIINFPAQEDMEILVHISNFHHSRGGTWYAMKMGLFRDVVDDRFRRLIMDSLVIFMLLGLGLYFVFSYVVNRKPLSLAIGFTGLTNALRFSMTSSRLFEELIPLGFAAGFRLEYWSLYLLVQAYVFFAYLYLRTIFSKHIGMFLLICSLLVNAKVFLSVEFFSRYLFLAHILCLFAILYCFYISIKGLRKNIWGSVYIFYGSLTIFTASLIDIILVNILGNFDFYVIQYGSLAFLYMQAMAAGSRELVYLQKIRDEEEMRNHSYAQLAKIVYPHQMKMIQGGKILEDTMPTSDSEAVVISFDIIGSSRIQHEKVKKFLRDTFSRCTQVMMEGYDADKLQAPAYRIKEVGDGFLCSVGYPFRTISGSKANDALRLAYRFHEILKEEAKVLQSESPICCGIGMALDSISGFYPESGAKEYDVFGRSVILATRYEAMRKYILDENRESSIIILQSRVYESLDRELRDGFNRFDLQQHKTIVRDDSGAAVLYYKIMA
- a CDS encoding metallophosphoesterase family protein, coding for MKISSLLLSSALLVACGERYSPWESDPPSHLRNLTAEQLSVLNSQPEQSLPFTVAVMGDPQGTPKDLQRVVDAINRRDDVKFILVLGDLTDYGLLHEYVWAGEALKRSRVPFLTVVGNHDAISHGKTIYREMFGAYDYTFSYAGLNFVMWNNNQYEFGETDFTWLERNTDSRSIVASHVPPVVDMHRQEQVDRWYDINRRAGILASLHGHRGTEDEFSWHENGIPYYVVPKLSGRRYTLVTFHEDRKVTFQYCRDDCGELL
- a CDS encoding endonuclease/exonuclease/phosphatase family protein, translating into MPEKSKKKMKITKPRRPYQHVLRSLSKVVKINREIDTPVWLSGNAEHGQWGSWPLRLTIWNMFKGHGGEHFYNDFRLLSFQSDLVLLQEALMSRRSLTELSPQGFLGVHGASYERVDQLRDGVMTLARMMTDEAPLRILCKYPEPVLKTPKAALVTCYALAHSTEKLMVVNIHATLIRTIKRAVEELDHLIHQLPEHKGPIIFAGDFNTFTPKYFKAVAGKLEELGLHYVAIPGDPRRPVDHLDQLFVRGLNVKDVWVETRIQSSDHFPIRAVLEYKSK
- a CDS encoding helix-turn-helix domain-containing protein; the protein is MSTLTGILSEKIKAYLEATGGSLVKLAEEMGLPATTLRRWGKQDLSRVSTRD
- a CDS encoding rhodanese-like domain-containing protein gives rise to the protein MSHYKETTADTVYEEYQKFGSVHLIDVREPGEFAELRTPISRNLPLSEIEASEVCESLQIPKGEPIYLICGSGKRSARACEILARQGYLRLYNVSGGMLAWKQGLLPTV
- a CDS encoding WD40 repeat domain-containing protein, which translates into the protein MQSIEYCAETFSTLAELEQEMSNQGSRQICNSPFVTRDLQAQVTSSNEGFWIVRYRAIDQAGNHSEWLDFPLLYYHGEELRSLESLLDQDIITGAVSRSQGGMRLVQQILTAFNVRDEVLTTDFEKAQADRILRRAVPAISSKLPMFIELWRLPLGNQPIAMKLSPDGRQIALGFKDGSVRRVDADNSLSIEGNLPKHEARIETLVFDAKGKQLLTADFKGWMNIWDLDQGKGLMPPFRFQDEKARSIEFLPENNQLVFGMESGALKFMDWTQGPSSTVTANDLLVSGNTKSPSITSLRSLDSKTLIASTLDGQITFWDLESKTLKGKPILAFPTETFASVDVHIMPNGKSLLAWAFGPDLAPPQLWDLITRQKEGPPLAVLQNFGGFVFPKDSSFVAATDGTQYRVLSTSDWTELQGPLSIMQTLGACV